In one window of Bifidobacterium sp. WK041_4_12 DNA:
- a CDS encoding NAD-dependent epimerase/dehydratase family protein: protein MKAVVAGATGFIGGHVTEQLARAGHDVTALVRTADNAGFLNDLAVAVREVDFADMDTLTALLKGNDVIFNCTAANGISPDSAYGDVEVTISKRLAQCASDAGVQHFIQLSSTILYGFEHDGVIDESYQPVIASSLQQVQEHREQTVRTVGEAAGMRVSIVRPSSVIGSRDRKSFFTRLFATATSAAFPLVEGGAHRTSFIDARDMGRAMAFIGEHALTGTYLVKGFDASWLQIKESMERAAGITLATRDIKPDLTGNELSGIGISPYEYKVFSTTRIWDDNAMRRQGFMPRYSLLEAVTADIQTNPGNSNIR, encoded by the coding sequence ATGAAAGCGGTGGTGGCCGGTGCAACTGGGTTCATAGGTGGGCATGTCACGGAACAGCTCGCACGCGCAGGACACGACGTTACGGCCCTCGTGCGCACTGCAGACAATGCCGGATTCCTCAATGACCTTGCAGTCGCAGTCCGTGAAGTGGATTTTGCAGACATGGATACGCTCACGGCACTCCTCAAAGGCAACGACGTGATATTTAATTGCACCGCAGCCAATGGCATCAGTCCAGACTCGGCATATGGCGACGTTGAGGTCACCATCTCGAAACGACTGGCGCAATGCGCTTCAGATGCGGGCGTGCAGCACTTCATACAATTGAGCTCAACCATCCTCTACGGATTTGAACACGACGGGGTGATTGACGAGAGTTACCAGCCCGTCATTGCTTCCTCGCTGCAGCAGGTCCAGGAGCATCGGGAGCAAACGGTGCGTACTGTTGGCGAAGCGGCAGGAATGCGGGTAAGCATTGTCCGCCCGTCCAGCGTCATTGGATCCCGTGACCGCAAGTCGTTCTTCACTAGACTGTTCGCCACTGCCACCAGTGCCGCTTTCCCACTGGTTGAGGGAGGGGCGCATCGCACTTCGTTCATCGATGCCAGAGACATGGGAAGAGCGATGGCCTTCATAGGGGAACATGCCCTGACGGGGACATATCTGGTAAAAGGCTTCGACGCAAGCTGGCTGCAAATCAAGGAGTCCATGGAACGGGCGGCGGGCATAACACTGGCAACACGGGACATCAAACCTGATCTGACAGGCAACGAACTCAGCGGAATAGGGATATCTCCATATGAATACAAGGTGTTCTCGACCACACGAATCTGGGATGACAATGCAATGCGCCGCCAGGGATTCATGCCACGATACTCGCTGCTGGAGGCGGTAACAGCCGACATCCAGACAAATCCCGGAAACAGCAACATCCGGTAA
- a CDS encoding winged helix-turn-helix transcriptional regulator: MEQAGICQISTVEAVMNVIGGKWTFPILCNLLRGDSRFTEIQHHLDGISPKMLSRRLLELTENGIITRNVIPELPPRVEYRLTAKGKDLRPLFQAIGTWGTTWNITETSTAQ, from the coding sequence ATGGAACAAGCGGGAATCTGCCAGATCTCTACGGTGGAAGCAGTCATGAATGTCATAGGAGGGAAATGGACCTTCCCCATCCTGTGCAACCTACTGAGAGGCGACTCACGCTTCACGGAAATCCAGCACCACCTCGATGGCATCAGTCCGAAGATGCTGTCACGAAGGCTACTCGAACTCACAGAAAACGGCATCATAACCAGGAACGTCATCCCCGAACTGCCGCCCAGGGTTGAATACCGACTCACAGCAAAGGGAAAGGACTTGCGGCCACTCTTTCAAGCCATAGGGACATGGGGCACCACATGGAACATCACAGAAACGTCAACAGCACAGTGA